In one window of Notolabrus celidotus isolate fNotCel1 chromosome 15, fNotCel1.pri, whole genome shotgun sequence DNA:
- the eif4g1a gene encoding eukaryotic translation initiation factor 4 gamma 1a isoform X8, with translation MNKPPQPITGPTSVPNPAPSPGLTQAAYAPGQPPSLVFATPPPPQMNSAPQPRQFAAGPRTLHQQGGYRALQNYYQARPTMATSAPRVQTSSGPRPVGPTHVYPSSSQMMMISQQQLSFAGSPQSYFIPSGQYRAPYMPPTQQYPVTSGTAGFYPGTSPAEYSAYAGAYYPAPPQYSPSVQPPQVMINPAQQQQQAPPPQQPPAQAQGPPKRERKPIRIRDPNQGGRDITEEIMSGGRSTTTPTPPQASADGSPAQTNGEIIQPVTTTPPRSDESMEAPSSADTPPPPATENTELETEATEEMDDQISPPAELASQTVAPSAPTEVPSPLIKDQQSSSILPPAEAPTTAPVEGVDKVDSKVGDTVDAPVVPSVPLKAQEAPAKVEEPQASPAPAEKPSDMEEKKTDEVKKIKIEEQVVSAKEEPAVEVDETVTPVDEEKTETATNAVTEVSQPPPAEQEPVAPPTQSEATSSAVAPEPLPAPEPDTKAEPKPAEKAEPLLSNGLPQEDEDLSEEMYFSDTKPVEKPDASESQEPTPVAKTATPAQEAAEEETEKKEEEGKEKSEDAPPTPVPAEESTTMQAALSVPKKKKNMKEINKKGTIGDLLDAFTEGAKPAAAEPSSTQPDPVPVAPAEPPAEVVDETWEEKEDKQNADPENSKATPEPSGQKYQYKEEQWKPIDPEEKKRYDREFLLGFQFIGASMHKPEGLPLISDVVLDKANKTPLRPVDPTRMINVGPDFTPSYLGNLGSRSVGGPRGPPPGPRRSQQGQRKEPRKIISSMSLSDDVQLNKAEKAWKPSAKKPARSRAGEEEEEGGGGGGGGGGGGGGGDDLEQAKTQELFKRLRSILNKLTPQKFQELMKQVTDLAIDTEERLKGTIDLIFEKAISEPNFSVAYANMCRCLMGLKVPTTDKPGITVNFRKLLLNRCQKEFEKDQDDDEIFERKQKELEAAKEGEERERLRVELEDSKDKARRRSLGNIKFIGELFKLKMLTEAIMHDCVVKLLKNHDEESLECLCRLLSTIGKDLDFEKAKPRMDQYFNQMDKIIKERKTSSRIRFMLQDVLDLRRNTWVPRRGDSGPKTIDQIHKEAELEEQKEQIKVQQQLLSKKEGGGRMGGNMGGRGSHTPGGRTSQPQDEGWNTVPISKNRPIDTTRLSKITKPGALDFNNQLLAPGGKGMWGSWGKGSSGGTGAKPASGEPEPGRPATSTLNRFSALQQSGSQLASSDSDRRVPQRSSSSRERGGDRDRGDRDRDRYERFEGREGRDDRSSQNQITKRSFSRESQERGGRGGESRATNEPVRRVASMTDDRDRGSRDRGSKDRGSRDRGSRDRGSRDRGNRDQGSKDRGSRDRAPSKDLTAKRESAPTPPPSLQKPSLTEEEVEKKAKAIVEEYLHINDLKEALQCVAELNSGSLLFVFVRNSVENTLERSTIAREHLGLLHHHLVKAGSLPPAQYYKGLEEILEAAEDMAIDIPHIWLYLAELITPMLHEGGIPMGQLFREISKPLVPLGIAGVLLVQILKILCKGMTPKKVGAMWTEAALSWSEFLPEDEDVNKFVTDQKVEFTTGEEVESKEEGQKDILSGEELSKQLDRLLQDKANNQRIRDWVEANMDEEQSASNQFVRALMTSVCQAGIICDNPYRVDAKQIGQRASLLQRYLHDEQKELQALYALQALMVHMEQPANLLRMFFDALYDEDVIKEEAFYKWESSKDPAEQTGKGVALKSVTAFFTWLREAEEESDKE, from the exons ATGAACAAACCACCACAGCCTATAACGGGACCCACCTCTGTCCCAAACCCTGCCCCATCCCCTGGActaacacag GCTGCCTACGCCCCTGGACAGCCCCCCTCTCTTGTTTTtgccacccctcctcctccacaaatGAACTCTGCACCACAGCCAAGACAG TTTGCTGCAGGCCCCCGTACTTTACACCAACAG GGTGGATACAGAGCATTACAG AATTACTATCAGGCCCGACCGACCATGGCCACCAGTGCTCCAAGGGTACAAACAAGTAGTGGGCCACGGCCCGTCGGACCTACTCACGTATACCCGTCAAGCTcccagatgatgatgatttccCAGCAGCAACTGTCTTTTGCTGGCTCTCCTCAGAGCTACTTCATCCCCTCTGGACAG TACCGGGCCCCATATATGCCTCCCACTCAGCAGTATCCTGTTACCAGCGGTACAGCAGGCTTCTATCCTGGAACTAGCCCTGCTGAATACTCTGCTTATG CCGGGGCGTACTATCCAGCTCCGCCGCAGTACTCTCCGTCTGTCCAGCCTCCACAGGTCATGATCAACCccgcacagcagcagcaacaagccCCGCCTCCTCAACAACCGCCGGCACAGGCACAAGGCCCACCAAAGAGGGAACGCAAACCG ATAAGAATACGAGACCCTAACCAGGGCGGGCGCGATATCACAGAAGAGATCATGTCAGGTGGAAGGTCTACCACTACGCCGACTCCCCCACAG GCTTCAGCTGATGGAAGTCCTGCACAGACCAATGGTGAAATTATTCAGCCTGTTACTACAACTCCTCCAAGAAGCG ATGAAAGTATGGAGGCTCCTTCTAGCGCCGACACCCCACCACCTCCTGCCACAGAAAACACGGAGCTGGAGACGGAGGCCACAGAGGAAATGGACGACCAGATTTCACCCCCTGCAGAGTTAGCTTCACAAACTGTAGCCCCTAGTGCTCCTACTGAGGTGCCATCCCCGTTGATAAAAGACCAGCAGTCTTCCTCTATTCTCCCTCCTGCAGAAGCACCTACTACCGCTCCTGTTGAGGGAGTAGATAAAGTCGATTCTAAAGTTGGTGACACAGTAGATGCTCCTGTCGTCCCTTCAGTACCACTAAAAGCACAAGAGGCACCTGCCAAAGTGGAGGAACCGCAGGCCAGCCCAGCTCCGGCTGAGAAGCCCTCAGacatggaggaaaagaaaacGGATGAggtgaaaaaaattaaaatagaagaGCAGGTAGTCAGCGCTAAAGAGGAGCCCGCAGTTGAGGTTGATGAAACAGTTACTCCCGTCGACGAGGAGAAAACTGAGACAGCAACTAATGCAGTGACTGAAGTTTCTCAGCCTCCACCCGCTGAACAGGAGCCTGTTGCTCCACCGACCCAGAGTGAGGCCACAAGCTCCGCTGTTGCTCCTGAACCCTTACCTGCCCCAGAACCTGATACTAAAGCTGAACCCAAACCAGCTGAAAAGGCAGAGCCTCTTCTTTCCAACGGCCTTCCTCAGGAAGACGAAGACCTTTCTGaggaaatgtatttttcagACACTAAACCTGTGGAAAAGCCTGATGCTTCTGAATCTCAGGAACCCACACCTGTGGCTAAAACAGCAACGCCAGCCCAGGAGGCGGcagaagaggagacagagaagaaagaggaagagggcaAGGAAAAAAGTGAAGATGCCCCACCCACACCTGTCCCTGCAGAGGAATCTACTACTATGCAAG CTGCTTTGTCTgtgccaaagaagaagaagaacatgaaGGAGATCAACAAAAAGGGAACCATTGGAGACCTCCTGGATGCCTTCACAGAG GGTGccaaacctgctgctgctgaacccTCATCTACTCAGCCCGACCCTGTCCCTGTTGCTCCAGCTGAACCTCCCGCTGAGGTTGTAGATGAGACctgggaggagaaagaggacaaGCAGAACGCAGATCCGGAAAATTCTAAAGCCACACCTGAGCCAAGTGGACAGAAATACCAGTACAAAGAAG AACAATGGAAGCCAATTGATCCAGAGGAGAAGAAGCGGTATGACAGGGAGTTCCTTCTGGGCTTCCAGTTTATCGGTGCCAGTATGCACAAACCTGAGGGCCTTCCTCTCATCAGTGATGTGGTCCTGGACAAG GCAAACAAGACTCCCCTGCGGCCTGTTGACCCAACGCGAATGATAAATGTTGGTCCAGATTTTACTCCCTCATATTTGGGGAACCTTGGGAGCAGGTCTGTGGGAGGACCGCGAGGCCCA CCTCCTGGGCCACGTCGATCCCAGCAGGGTCAGAGGAAAGAGCCAAGGAAAATCATCAGTAGCATGTCCCTCAGTGATGACGTGCAGCTCAACAAGGCTGAGAAGGCCTGGAAGCCCAGCGCGAAGAAGCCAGCTCGCAGCCGTGCcggggaggaagaagaagaaggaggaggaggaggaggaggaggaggaggcggcggaggaggaggagatgatctCGAACAGGCCAAGACTCAGGAGCTGTTCAAGCGTCTGCGAAGTATACTCAACAAACTGACCCCTCAGAAGTTCCAGGAGCTGATGAAACAGGTGACAGATCTGGCGATAGACACAGAAGAGAGGCTGAAGGGAACCATCGACCTCATCTTTGAGAAGGCCATCTCGGAGCCCAACTTCTCTGTGGCCTATGCCAACATGTGCCGCTGCCTTATGGGG TTGAAAGTCCCTACCACAGACAAGCCAGGAATAACTGTGAACTTTCGCAAACTGCTGCTCAACCGCTGCCAGAAAGAGTTTGAGAAGGACCAGGATGACGATGAGATCTTTGAGAGAAAGCAAAAAGAGTTGGAAGCTGCCAAGGAG GGTGAAGAGCGAGAACGTTTGAGGGTGGAGCTGGAGGACTCTAAAGACAAGGCCCGCCGCCGCTCACTGGGAAACATAAAGTTCATAGGAGAGCTGTTCAAGCTGAAGATGTTGACGGAGGCCATCATGCACGATTGTGTCGTGAAACTACTGAAGAACCATGATGAAGAGTCTCTGGAGTGTCTCTGCAGGCTTCTCTCTACAATCGGGAAAGACTTGGACTTCGAGAAGGCCAAG CCTCGCATGGATCAGTATTTCAATCAGATGGACAAGAtcatcaaagagagaaagacctCATCCAGAATCCGCTTCATGCTGCAGGACGTCTTGGACCTCAGAAGG AATACCTGGGTTCCTCGTAGAGGAGATTCGGGTCCTAAAACCATTGATCAGATTCACAAGGAGGCAGAGCTGGAGGAGCAAAAAGAGCAGATCAAagtccagcagcagctcctgtccaagaaagagggaggaggcaGGATGGGTGGAAACATGGGGGGCCGAGGCTCTCACACACCAGGCGGCAGGACCAGCCAGCCTCAAGATGAAGGGTGGAACACGGTGCCCATCTCCAAGAACAGACCCATTGATACCACACGTCTCAGCAAGATCACTAAG CCTGGTGCTCTGGACTTCAACAATCAGCTGTTGGCTCCAGGAGGAAAAGGCATGTGGGGCAGCTGGGGCAAAGGCAGCAGTGGAGGAACTGGAGCTAAACCAGCCAGTGGAGAGCCGG AGCCAGGTCGTCCAGCTACCAGCACCCTCAACCGCTTCTCAGCCCTGCAACAGTCTGGATCACAGCTGGCTTCATCTGACTCTGATCGGAGAGTTCCTCAGAG GTCGAGCTCTAGCCGCGAGCGTGGTGGAGACAGAGACCGGGGTGATCGCGACAGAGATCGGTATGAACGCTTTGAGGGACGGGAAGGGCGCGACGACAGGAGCAGCCAAAACCAAATCACCAAGAGGAGCTTCAGCAGAGAGTCGCAGGAGCGCGGCGGGAGGGGAGGAGAAAGCAGAGCCACAAATGAGCCTGTGCGCCGCGTTGCCAGCATGACCGACGATCGGGATCGGGGAAGCAGGGACAGAGGAAGTAAAGACAGAGGAAGCAGAGACCGAGGAAGCAGGGACAGAGGAAGCagggacagaggaaacagagaccaGGGAAGCAAAGATAGAGGAAGCCGTGACAGGGCTCCAAGCAAAGATCTTACAG CTAAGCGTGAGAGCGCCCCCACTCCGCCTCCCTCTCTTCAGAAACCTTCCttgacagaggaggaggtggagaagaaaGCTAAAGCCATCGTTGAGGAGTACCTCCACATCAACGACCTGAAG GAGGCGTTGCAGTGTGTGGCAGAACTCAACAGTGGCTCgctgctctttgtgtttgtgcggAACAGCGTGGAGAATACACTTGAGCGAAGCACAATTGCGAGAGAGCACTTGGGCCTGCTGCATCATCATCTTGTTAAGGCAGGGTCTTTGCCTCCAGCACAGTACTACAAAGG GCTGGAGGAGATCCTGGAAGCAGCAGAAGACATGGCCATAGATATACCTCACATCTGGCTCTACCTGGCTGAACTCATCACCCCCATGCTCCATGAGGGAGGCATCCCTATGGGTCAGCTCTTCAG GGAGATCTCGAAGCCTCTCGTGCCTCTGGGAATAGCTGGCGTGCTGCTGGTACAGATCCTCAAGATACTCTGCAAAGGAATG ACCCCGAAGAAGGTCGGCGCCATGTGGACAGAAGCCGCCCTCAGTTGGAGTGAATTCTTGCCCGAGGATGAAGACGTCAACAAGTTTGTGACCGATCAG AAAGTAGAGTTCACCactggagaggaggtggagtcAAAAGAAGAAGGTCAAAAAGATATCCTGAGCGGAGAGGAGCTCAGCAAACAGCTGGACAGACTTCTGCAGGACAAAGCCAACAACCAGCGGATCAGAGACTGGGTGGAG GCTAACATGGATGAAGAACAGAGTGCTTCCAACCAGTTTGTACGAGCACTGATGACATCAGTGTGCCAGGCTGGCATCATAT GTGACAACCCTTACAGAGTGGACGCAAAGCAGATAGGCCAGAGGGCCAGTCTGCTGCAGAGATACCTGCATGATGAGCAGAAGGAGCTTCAGGCCCTGTATGCTCTCCAGGCTCTGATGGTGCACATGGAACAGCCAGCAA ACCTGCTGCGGATGTTCTTCGACGCCTTGTACGATGAGGACGTCATTAAAGAGGAGGCCTTCTACAAATGGGAGTCCAGCAAAGACCCTGCGGAGCAAACAGGCAAAGGTGTGGCCTTGAAATCAGTCACCGCCTTCTTCACCTGGCTCCGTGAGGCCGAGGAGGAGTCTGACAAGGAATAA
- the eif4g1a gene encoding eukaryotic translation initiation factor 4 gamma 1a isoform X3, translating into MNKPPQPITGPTSVPNPAPSPGLTQAAYAPGQPPSLVFATPPPPQMNSAPQPRQFAAGPRTLHQQNYYQARPTMATSAPRVQTSSGPRPVGPTHVYPSSSQMMMISQQQLSFAGSPQSYFIPSGQYRAPYMPPTQQYPVTSGTAGFYPGTSPAEYSAYEPSLAARERRGGGGRGGGRENGRLSLHGAPLTSQRYPAGAYYPAPPQYSPSVQPPQVMINPAQQQQQAPPPQQPPAQAQGPPKRERKPIRIRDPNQGGRDITEEIMSGGRSTTTPTPPQASADGSPAQTNGEIIQPVTTTPPRSDESMEAPSSADTPPPPATENTELETEATEEMDDQISPPAELASQTVAPSAPTEVPSPLIKDQQSSSILPPAEAPTTAPVEGVDKVDSKVGDTVDAPVVPSVPLKAQEAPAKVEEPQASPAPAEKPSDMEEKKTDEVKKIKIEEQVVSAKEEPAVEVDETVTPVDEEKTETATNAVTEVSQPPPAEQEPVAPPTQSEATSSAVAPEPLPAPEPDTKAEPKPAEKAEPLLSNGLPQEDEDLSEEMYFSDTKPVEKPDASESQEPTPVAKTATPAQEAAEEETEKKEEEGKEKSEDAPPTPVPAEESTTMQAALSVPKKKKNMKEINKKGTIGDLLDAFTEEQGAKPAAAEPSSTQPDPVPVAPAEPPAEVVDETWEEKEDKQNADPENSKATPEPSGQKYQYKEEQWKPIDPEEKKRYDREFLLGFQFIGASMHKPEGLPLISDVVLDKANKTPLRPVDPTRMINVGPDFTPSYLGNLGSRSVGGPRGPPPGPRRSQQGQRKEPRKIISSMSLSDDVQLNKAEKAWKPSAKKPARSRAGEEEEEGGGGGGGGGGGGGGGDDLEQAKTQELFKRLRSILNKLTPQKFQELMKQVTDLAIDTEERLKGTIDLIFEKAISEPNFSVAYANMCRCLMGLKVPTTDKPGITVNFRKLLLNRCQKEFEKDQDDDEIFERKQKELEAAKEGEERERLRVELEDSKDKARRRSLGNIKFIGELFKLKMLTEAIMHDCVVKLLKNHDEESLECLCRLLSTIGKDLDFEKAKPRMDQYFNQMDKIIKERKTSSRIRFMLQDVLDLRRNTWVPRRGDSGPKTIDQIHKEAELEEQKEQIKVQQQLLSKKEGGGRMGGNMGGRGSHTPGGRTSQPQDEGWNTVPISKNRPIDTTRLSKITKPGALDFNNQLLAPGGKGMWGSWGKGSSGGTGAKPASGEPEPGRPATSTLNRFSALQQSGSQLASSDSDRRVPQRSSSSRERGGDRDRGDRDRDRYERFEGREGRDDRSSQNQITKRSFSRESQERGGRGGESRATNEPVRRVASMTDDRDRGSRDRGSKDRGSRDRGSRDRGSRDRGNRDQGSKDRGSRDRAPSKDLTAKRESAPTPPPSLQKPSLTEEEVEKKAKAIVEEYLHINDLKEALQCVAELNSGSLLFVFVRNSVENTLERSTIAREHLGLLHHHLVKAGSLPPAQYYKGLEEILEAAEDMAIDIPHIWLYLAELITPMLHEGGIPMGQLFREISKPLVPLGIAGVLLVQILKILCKGMTPKKVGAMWTEAALSWSEFLPEDEDVNKFVTDQKVEFTTGEEVESKEEGQKDILSGEELSKQLDRLLQDKANNQRIRDWVEANMDEEQSASNQFVRALMTSVCQAGIICDNPYRVDAKQIGQRASLLQRYLHDEQKELQALYALQALMVHMEQPANLLRMFFDALYDEDVIKEEAFYKWESSKDPAEQTGKGVALKSVTAFFTWLREAEEESDKE; encoded by the exons ATGAACAAACCACCACAGCCTATAACGGGACCCACCTCTGTCCCAAACCCTGCCCCATCCCCTGGActaacacag GCTGCCTACGCCCCTGGACAGCCCCCCTCTCTTGTTTTtgccacccctcctcctccacaaatGAACTCTGCACCACAGCCAAGACAG TTTGCTGCAGGCCCCCGTACTTTACACCAACAG AATTACTATCAGGCCCGACCGACCATGGCCACCAGTGCTCCAAGGGTACAAACAAGTAGTGGGCCACGGCCCGTCGGACCTACTCACGTATACCCGTCAAGCTcccagatgatgatgatttccCAGCAGCAACTGTCTTTTGCTGGCTCTCCTCAGAGCTACTTCATCCCCTCTGGACAG TACCGGGCCCCATATATGCCTCCCACTCAGCAGTATCCTGTTACCAGCGGTACAGCAGGCTTCTATCCTGGAACTAGCCCTGCTGAATACTCTGCTTATG AGCCCTCTCTTGCTGCGAGGGAGAGGCGGGGTGGCGGGGGGAGAGGGGGCGGGCGAGAGAACGGCCGTCTCTCTCTCCACGGTGCTCCACTCACCTCCCAGCGCTACCCTG CCGGGGCGTACTATCCAGCTCCGCCGCAGTACTCTCCGTCTGTCCAGCCTCCACAGGTCATGATCAACCccgcacagcagcagcaacaagccCCGCCTCCTCAACAACCGCCGGCACAGGCACAAGGCCCACCAAAGAGGGAACGCAAACCG ATAAGAATACGAGACCCTAACCAGGGCGGGCGCGATATCACAGAAGAGATCATGTCAGGTGGAAGGTCTACCACTACGCCGACTCCCCCACAG GCTTCAGCTGATGGAAGTCCTGCACAGACCAATGGTGAAATTATTCAGCCTGTTACTACAACTCCTCCAAGAAGCG ATGAAAGTATGGAGGCTCCTTCTAGCGCCGACACCCCACCACCTCCTGCCACAGAAAACACGGAGCTGGAGACGGAGGCCACAGAGGAAATGGACGACCAGATTTCACCCCCTGCAGAGTTAGCTTCACAAACTGTAGCCCCTAGTGCTCCTACTGAGGTGCCATCCCCGTTGATAAAAGACCAGCAGTCTTCCTCTATTCTCCCTCCTGCAGAAGCACCTACTACCGCTCCTGTTGAGGGAGTAGATAAAGTCGATTCTAAAGTTGGTGACACAGTAGATGCTCCTGTCGTCCCTTCAGTACCACTAAAAGCACAAGAGGCACCTGCCAAAGTGGAGGAACCGCAGGCCAGCCCAGCTCCGGCTGAGAAGCCCTCAGacatggaggaaaagaaaacGGATGAggtgaaaaaaattaaaatagaagaGCAGGTAGTCAGCGCTAAAGAGGAGCCCGCAGTTGAGGTTGATGAAACAGTTACTCCCGTCGACGAGGAGAAAACTGAGACAGCAACTAATGCAGTGACTGAAGTTTCTCAGCCTCCACCCGCTGAACAGGAGCCTGTTGCTCCACCGACCCAGAGTGAGGCCACAAGCTCCGCTGTTGCTCCTGAACCCTTACCTGCCCCAGAACCTGATACTAAAGCTGAACCCAAACCAGCTGAAAAGGCAGAGCCTCTTCTTTCCAACGGCCTTCCTCAGGAAGACGAAGACCTTTCTGaggaaatgtatttttcagACACTAAACCTGTGGAAAAGCCTGATGCTTCTGAATCTCAGGAACCCACACCTGTGGCTAAAACAGCAACGCCAGCCCAGGAGGCGGcagaagaggagacagagaagaaagaggaagagggcaAGGAAAAAAGTGAAGATGCCCCACCCACACCTGTCCCTGCAGAGGAATCTACTACTATGCAAG CTGCTTTGTCTgtgccaaagaagaagaagaacatgaaGGAGATCAACAAAAAGGGAACCATTGGAGACCTCCTGGATGCCTTCACAGAG GAGCAGGGTGccaaacctgctgctgctgaacccTCATCTACTCAGCCCGACCCTGTCCCTGTTGCTCCAGCTGAACCTCCCGCTGAGGTTGTAGATGAGACctgggaggagaaagaggacaaGCAGAACGCAGATCCGGAAAATTCTAAAGCCACACCTGAGCCAAGTGGACAGAAATACCAGTACAAAGAAG AACAATGGAAGCCAATTGATCCAGAGGAGAAGAAGCGGTATGACAGGGAGTTCCTTCTGGGCTTCCAGTTTATCGGTGCCAGTATGCACAAACCTGAGGGCCTTCCTCTCATCAGTGATGTGGTCCTGGACAAG GCAAACAAGACTCCCCTGCGGCCTGTTGACCCAACGCGAATGATAAATGTTGGTCCAGATTTTACTCCCTCATATTTGGGGAACCTTGGGAGCAGGTCTGTGGGAGGACCGCGAGGCCCA CCTCCTGGGCCACGTCGATCCCAGCAGGGTCAGAGGAAAGAGCCAAGGAAAATCATCAGTAGCATGTCCCTCAGTGATGACGTGCAGCTCAACAAGGCTGAGAAGGCCTGGAAGCCCAGCGCGAAGAAGCCAGCTCGCAGCCGTGCcggggaggaagaagaagaaggaggaggaggaggaggaggaggaggaggcggcggaggaggaggagatgatctCGAACAGGCCAAGACTCAGGAGCTGTTCAAGCGTCTGCGAAGTATACTCAACAAACTGACCCCTCAGAAGTTCCAGGAGCTGATGAAACAGGTGACAGATCTGGCGATAGACACAGAAGAGAGGCTGAAGGGAACCATCGACCTCATCTTTGAGAAGGCCATCTCGGAGCCCAACTTCTCTGTGGCCTATGCCAACATGTGCCGCTGCCTTATGGGG TTGAAAGTCCCTACCACAGACAAGCCAGGAATAACTGTGAACTTTCGCAAACTGCTGCTCAACCGCTGCCAGAAAGAGTTTGAGAAGGACCAGGATGACGATGAGATCTTTGAGAGAAAGCAAAAAGAGTTGGAAGCTGCCAAGGAG GGTGAAGAGCGAGAACGTTTGAGGGTGGAGCTGGAGGACTCTAAAGACAAGGCCCGCCGCCGCTCACTGGGAAACATAAAGTTCATAGGAGAGCTGTTCAAGCTGAAGATGTTGACGGAGGCCATCATGCACGATTGTGTCGTGAAACTACTGAAGAACCATGATGAAGAGTCTCTGGAGTGTCTCTGCAGGCTTCTCTCTACAATCGGGAAAGACTTGGACTTCGAGAAGGCCAAG CCTCGCATGGATCAGTATTTCAATCAGATGGACAAGAtcatcaaagagagaaagacctCATCCAGAATCCGCTTCATGCTGCAGGACGTCTTGGACCTCAGAAGG AATACCTGGGTTCCTCGTAGAGGAGATTCGGGTCCTAAAACCATTGATCAGATTCACAAGGAGGCAGAGCTGGAGGAGCAAAAAGAGCAGATCAAagtccagcagcagctcctgtccaagaaagagggaggaggcaGGATGGGTGGAAACATGGGGGGCCGAGGCTCTCACACACCAGGCGGCAGGACCAGCCAGCCTCAAGATGAAGGGTGGAACACGGTGCCCATCTCCAAGAACAGACCCATTGATACCACACGTCTCAGCAAGATCACTAAG CCTGGTGCTCTGGACTTCAACAATCAGCTGTTGGCTCCAGGAGGAAAAGGCATGTGGGGCAGCTGGGGCAAAGGCAGCAGTGGAGGAACTGGAGCTAAACCAGCCAGTGGAGAGCCGG AGCCAGGTCGTCCAGCTACCAGCACCCTCAACCGCTTCTCAGCCCTGCAACAGTCTGGATCACAGCTGGCTTCATCTGACTCTGATCGGAGAGTTCCTCAGAG GTCGAGCTCTAGCCGCGAGCGTGGTGGAGACAGAGACCGGGGTGATCGCGACAGAGATCGGTATGAACGCTTTGAGGGACGGGAAGGGCGCGACGACAGGAGCAGCCAAAACCAAATCACCAAGAGGAGCTTCAGCAGAGAGTCGCAGGAGCGCGGCGGGAGGGGAGGAGAAAGCAGAGCCACAAATGAGCCTGTGCGCCGCGTTGCCAGCATGACCGACGATCGGGATCGGGGAAGCAGGGACAGAGGAAGTAAAGACAGAGGAAGCAGAGACCGAGGAAGCAGGGACAGAGGAAGCagggacagaggaaacagagaccaGGGAAGCAAAGATAGAGGAAGCCGTGACAGGGCTCCAAGCAAAGATCTTACAG CTAAGCGTGAGAGCGCCCCCACTCCGCCTCCCTCTCTTCAGAAACCTTCCttgacagaggaggaggtggagaagaaaGCTAAAGCCATCGTTGAGGAGTACCTCCACATCAACGACCTGAAG GAGGCGTTGCAGTGTGTGGCAGAACTCAACAGTGGCTCgctgctctttgtgtttgtgcggAACAGCGTGGAGAATACACTTGAGCGAAGCACAATTGCGAGAGAGCACTTGGGCCTGCTGCATCATCATCTTGTTAAGGCAGGGTCTTTGCCTCCAGCACAGTACTACAAAGG GCTGGAGGAGATCCTGGAAGCAGCAGAAGACATGGCCATAGATATACCTCACATCTGGCTCTACCTGGCTGAACTCATCACCCCCATGCTCCATGAGGGAGGCATCCCTATGGGTCAGCTCTTCAG GGAGATCTCGAAGCCTCTCGTGCCTCTGGGAATAGCTGGCGTGCTGCTGGTACAGATCCTCAAGATACTCTGCAAAGGAATG ACCCCGAAGAAGGTCGGCGCCATGTGGACAGAAGCCGCCCTCAGTTGGAGTGAATTCTTGCCCGAGGATGAAGACGTCAACAAGTTTGTGACCGATCAG AAAGTAGAGTTCACCactggagaggaggtggagtcAAAAGAAGAAGGTCAAAAAGATATCCTGAGCGGAGAGGAGCTCAGCAAACAGCTGGACAGACTTCTGCAGGACAAAGCCAACAACCAGCGGATCAGAGACTGGGTGGAG GCTAACATGGATGAAGAACAGAGTGCTTCCAACCAGTTTGTACGAGCACTGATGACATCAGTGTGCCAGGCTGGCATCATAT GTGACAACCCTTACAGAGTGGACGCAAAGCAGATAGGCCAGAGGGCCAGTCTGCTGCAGAGATACCTGCATGATGAGCAGAAGGAGCTTCAGGCCCTGTATGCTCTCCAGGCTCTGATGGTGCACATGGAACAGCCAGCAA ACCTGCTGCGGATGTTCTTCGACGCCTTGTACGATGAGGACGTCATTAAAGAGGAGGCCTTCTACAAATGGGAGTCCAGCAAAGACCCTGCGGAGCAAACAGGCAAAGGTGTGGCCTTGAAATCAGTCACCGCCTTCTTCACCTGGCTCCGTGAGGCCGAGGAGGAGTCTGACAAGGAATAA